A portion of the candidate division KSB1 bacterium genome contains these proteins:
- a CDS encoding alcohol dehydrogenase catalytic domain-containing protein, translating into MYGLTFHGKETVHYESIPDPEIKSPTDAIVKTRLAGICGSDLHPYHEREKGLDHGTVMGHEFVGEVVEIGTAVTSLQIGDLVVSPFTTNCGICYYCLKGLTCRCIYGNCYGWVEGGKGLQGAQAQYVHVPLAESTLVHLANGVTMEEGVLLGDILSTGYFCADMAEIQPKGVYVVIGCGPVGLMAILGAIELGAEKLYAIDSIPKRLNHAQRFGAIPIDYSSTDPVEIIRDATDGRGADAVLEVVGNPSAARLSVDLVRPCGIISAVGMHTEEHIAFSPIEAYNKNLTFKAGRCPVRFYIEQLMPLVQNKKYDYTSIITHKMSLQDGVHGYHIFDKKEDGCLKVMLKPE; encoded by the coding sequence ATGTATGGCTTAACATTTCATGGAAAAGAAACAGTCCACTACGAATCAATTCCAGATCCCGAAATTAAATCTCCGACAGATGCGATTGTCAAAACCAGGCTCGCAGGAATTTGTGGCTCCGATTTACATCCCTATCACGAACGTGAAAAAGGATTGGATCATGGCACCGTTATGGGGCACGAATTCGTGGGTGAAGTTGTTGAAATCGGCACGGCTGTAACATCTTTGCAAATCGGCGATCTGGTGGTCAGTCCGTTTACAACCAACTGTGGAATTTGTTATTATTGTTTGAAAGGTCTGACCTGTAGGTGTATATATGGTAATTGCTATGGTTGGGTAGAAGGCGGTAAAGGTTTGCAAGGCGCACAAGCTCAATATGTCCATGTGCCTTTAGCCGAGTCTACTTTAGTCCATTTAGCCAATGGCGTAACGATGGAGGAAGGCGTCTTGCTTGGAGACATCTTATCGACAGGTTATTTTTGCGCAGACATGGCCGAAATCCAACCCAAAGGAGTTTATGTTGTGATCGGCTGCGGTCCGGTGGGATTAATGGCTATCCTGGGTGCTATCGAATTGGGAGCGGAGAAGCTCTATGCAATCGACTCGATACCAAAACGCTTGAATCACGCGCAAAGGTTTGGCGCTATTCCAATTGATTATTCGTCAACAGATCCGGTTGAAATCATCCGGGATGCAACGGACGGTCGCGGAGCAGATGCGGTTTTGGAGGTGGTTGGAAATCCATCCGCTGCCAGGTTATCAGTAGATTTGGTACGGCCGTGCGGAATCATTTCAGCTGTTGGCATGCATACCGAAGAACATATTGCATTTTCGCCAATAGAAGCATATAACAAAAATCTCACCTTTAAAGCGGGACGATGCCCGGTGCGGTTTTATATCGAACAATTAATGCCGCTGGTGCAAAACAAAAAATATGATTATACATCCATCATCACCCACAAAATGTCTCTCCAGGATGGCGTTCATGGCTACCATATCTTTGATAAAAAAGAGGATGGATGTTTAAAGGTGATGTTAAAACCCGAATAA
- a CDS encoding DUF72 domain-containing protein, whose amino-acid sequence MAGKLHIGTVAWSYKDWVGPFYPKGTKPNEYLQFISQKFNSVEIDFTFYRTPKPEMIDNWLAVTPEAFSFSPKFPRKITHFKRLEDCSDELEFYLNRIKTLGDKLGPLLLQFDYKFSPDNLPQLTDFLPQLPQDFRYAVEVRNRKWLDEPEFFELLEKYKCAFVVQDLYYMPKLVRLTAPFVYIRLIGDRRKIKEDFTHIQVEKDDKLADWAKRIVDMLKEGIDVYVYCSNRYEGFAPGTAENLRSKIEALGYIN is encoded by the coding sequence ATGGCAGGAAAACTTCACATCGGCACAGTAGCATGGTCTTACAAAGACTGGGTTGGACCCTTCTACCCGAAAGGCACAAAGCCCAACGAATATCTGCAGTTTATATCCCAAAAATTTAATTCCGTCGAGATCGATTTTACTTTTTACCGCACGCCCAAACCGGAAATGATCGATAACTGGCTGGCCGTTACTCCCGAAGCGTTTTCGTTTTCGCCAAAATTCCCACGCAAGATCACCCATTTTAAGCGCCTGGAGGATTGTTCGGATGAATTGGAGTTTTACCTGAACAGAATTAAAACGCTCGGAGATAAACTCGGCCCGTTGTTGCTGCAATTCGATTACAAGTTTTCTCCAGATAATTTACCTCAATTAACCGATTTCTTACCGCAGTTGCCGCAGGATTTCCGTTATGCTGTCGAAGTGCGTAATCGCAAGTGGCTGGATGAACCGGAATTCTTTGAGCTGTTGGAAAAGTATAAATGCGCCTTCGTGGTTCAGGATCTGTATTACATGCCGAAATTGGTGCGCTTAACGGCGCCATTCGTTTATATTCGCTTGATCGGCGACCGCCGAAAGATCAAGGAAGATTTTACCCATATACAAGTGGAGAAAGATGACAAGCTCGCCGATTGGGCTAAAAGAATCGTTGACATGCTCAAAGAGGGCATCGATGTGTATGTGTATTGCAGTAACCGCTATGAAGGATTTGCACCAGGTACAGCAGAGAATTTGAGGAGTAAGATTGAGGCGCTTGGTTATATAAATTAG